The region tcatttatgtcaaatatcttccgctggcatttatttatcgattaaataggttattttggattgaggtttcttcgtgacgaccaaatcctctgaccccggatttgggggcgttacaggttggtatcagagctgaggttatagtaaactagaaacgagagtgtgtaggagtgtgtatagctatgtgaggatgtttgagctcatattgagttcctgttggactattggatatagtaccaacgagtaagttaagataggcgcattcgttcgagatggttgtgctgagctggatggaactccggaagctgcaaacttctatggtggaatctttcgaggctactacgattcgacgacgatgaagattatcgatatctttggaacgtgaagaagtgtctacAATCAGATGAcgagtcaactgaagagttcaaattggagataaatattaagactttggcaataccttcttttTCAATAAATTCTTTTGACTTCTCTCAAAAAGAAATATCAATTGGAAGACATAATCCCTAAGACCAGTTTAtattttgtgccagaatttttattctctggacttcatttccttcagaaatatcagctttgaaatcttttcagttttattcatttgattttgaattctttgatatttttattccgactgagatgaacaaccctaattataggggaaacaaggtatacctgtctgtgtgatacgagttggatgggacgccatcacttgtgtgtgttatgaatacatgaaggttaacaacctttagtagtgtcttaatttggacacacaataccaagttcatttgatcatattgatctctcagttattttttttatttcaacaatacattttctcaaattcagatttttctgttttggtatcaaattcttttctttttaaaattccatgattttattatcccaaacattcgaaggtatgccaagcaagttaagctgagttatcctggtcaagtcaaagcagggttatgtaaCGAGATTACCAGGAGCAACAGTGGACTGCGATGCGGTTATAATATTAGTGGCATATaccgaagtcaatctgtttctttatttctctctttatctatctttctcttcttctctctatctttctttctattcttctttctcgcgatcagtaaaaagtgattctattgaagaattggtcaaagggtgtgaatggaacagtggtgcacagtgaagctcttgtaaaagttttattatacaaggaatacaagatatatttgagattatggaaaattgagtttatttggaaatggaaaatttgtgataagatcccttagtgctttcttctgctgattccgaggacggaatccttataacgggggtagattgtaatatcccatattttcaaatattattattataattattttgaattatttatgtgattttaggtgaattttagtgaattatctgataagtggaattgatgtttgggtgtttagatgtgatattatttgagtatttgaatttttctatgtccagaataaaatatagataattgtgatatttttctggtaatttttggaatgttagatgattttatattgagttatgaattattaattattttctgagtaattaccaaaattattttataaagccggggatcgtccaacttcaaccgtttttacgtttttacaacccgaaactcttccgaaaactccttcctaacctaatctggtaattccggacattttccgtattttgactttttcaatccggattacggtttgactcgtgcgcggcccggcgcaagattttcgatacgatagttatttcggtaatcaacaaaatccgtattctcgagagacgggatatttttacattattttcgtatatggtgttttataaaaagctcggttttgatgattatccaaatatggtattaaattgtatcatttttatagttacttagcagttaagtaatctattttcggatatttatttgcataaatacctggattgtctctaaaattgtttttatggttttataattacaataattatatttgggattttataaaatttagaaatcaatatttcatcaattatttagccctgtatgattttctgatttcatttatttgtaaaatccgtatttaattccaaaattcttcaaaaattacgaaactcatatttatttaagtttggaatattctgagaattttaaaattattttgggaatttttaggattaattttacccgcgcgttgaatcgtttaattgctaaaagcgggtataaactgcgtttcaaaaattattttaaaatttcgaaatttatgtttttataaacttcgggatatttgtaacattttaagactattttcgtgattttctgaatttgttttaagtgcagctcggttcgttaaatcgtataatgcgggtatagagcgcaagtcaaaaatattttaaaaattatgaaaattttattttactagttttctaattattctgagaattttagaatttgtttggtaatttttctgatattatttaccggcgcgtttattcgataagttgagaaatgcggggcaaaataaattaaaaaaaaaagaaaaaaaaaagaaaaaaaagaaaaacgTGTCAAATCCTAAAACTACCCAGCACCCCACCCCAGCCACGCGCACACCCCCCTCCCCCGAGTATACCCCTCCCCCATTTCTTTTATCTGTTCAACACATTACTCCCTCCCCTCCTCTGTCTCTACTCTCTATCGtatatttatatacttttaattttcaaaaattcatatcttacaaaccgttcatccaaatttcaattggtatatatataaacgatcagcgcttcgatacctacgcatagtGTAAGTTtaattgtgtaaagttgtttcaattatattaaattatagttgtgtattttatttgggcctagtatacttcatttcgaagttatactagtgggtttagttttgagttggaatttattgaaaagagttttaaaagaaaatgaaaaaaattattgatggaatttggaattcttgtttctagaactgtaaccttaaaagatcttggattaattggggtcatttatgtcaaatatcttccgctgacatttatttatcgattaaataggttgttttggattgaggtttcttcgtgacgaccaaatcctctgaccccggatttgggggcgttacaacaAGGGTTTTCTCAAAGGTCTGGCATTGATTATCAAGGGACATACTCGCCAGTGGTGGATTAAATTACTTTTCGTTTTATATTAGGTATGACATCTAAAGAAAAATTGGAAACACGTCTTATGGACGTCGTTACTGCATACCTATATGGTTCACTTGATAGTGAATTTTTTATGAAAATCCCAGAAGGGTTAAAAATGGATGAGTTCAAGAAACCTCATCATATATACTCCATTAAACTTCAATGATCATTGTATGGATTGAAATAATCGGGTCGCATGTGGTATAACAGACTTAGTCATTATTTACAAAAGAATGGGTATATTAGTAACCAAATTTCTCCAtgtgtttttatcaaaaaatcataatctggttttgtgattattgatgtatatgtggatgatttaaacCTTGTAGGAACATCTACAGAGGTTGATGAAGCTGTCATATACCTAAAGACAGAGTTtaaaatgaaagatcttggaaggacaaAATATTGCCTTGGTATACAAGTCGAGCAATTGTCATCGGGAATTTTCCTCCACCAATCTACATATACATAAAAGGTTTTGAACATATTTACATGGATAAATCTAATCCATTGACTACTCCAATGATGGTTAGATATTTAAAGCCTGATAAAGATCCATTTCGACCACGAGAAGATGATGACGAGGTTCTTGGCCCTGAAATCCCATATCTAGGTTCAATTGGTGCACTTATGTATCTTGCAAATAATACAAGGCCAGATATTGCATTTGTTGTAAATTTATTGGCTAGATTTAGCTCTACTCCGATGGATAGACATTGGAATGGGATCAAACATATATTCCGTTACCTTCATACTTTGGATTATTCTTCCCGAAAAACTCAACATCTCAGTTGATCGGATATGCAGACGCTGGATATttgtcagatcctcattttggCAAATCACAAACTGGATATGTATTTACATTTTGTGGTGTAGCCATTTCCTGGAAATCCATGAAGCAAACTACAGTGGCAACCTCAACAAATCACTCGGAACTCATTGCAATTCATGAAGCAAGCAGAGAATGTGTTTGGTTGCGGTCTATCATCAAGAATATTCAAGAATCATGTGGATTACCAGACATCACAAGAAGTCCCACTATCATGTTTGAGGGCAATACTGCATGCATTGATCAACTCAAGAAATGATATATCAAAGGAGACAGGACAAAACACATttcaccaaaattcttctacactcatgaGCTTCAAAAGAATGGTGAAACTGATGTTCAACAAATTCGGTCATGTGACAACCCTGCTGATTTATTCACGAAATCATTACCGATTTCAACATTTGAGAAGTTACGACATAACATTGGAATGCATCGACTCAAGGATTTGTTATAACAAAATTCAGAGAATGATTAGTTTTTCCAAGGGGAgattgtactctttttccttcgtcaAAGTTTttattgttgggaaccacggacttagggtgttactacgttttacgataaagattacgaaaagaggattaccttgttaatggttgattccacgctcttctattgtattcccaaattcccttgagcgaagtgtggcctccgtcttctcaagttatcctctcttcttgctccttggtggctacaatatgttttcacacccttccaagcaagaagagaataagaatatatataggctacaatagggaccatggataattatgttgggccttctaattacatcttgagcctagcccaatgtaattaaatattaattcaatccactaaagaattaatatttgcactacctttcctaataccgtaatttaattaattcagttccaatattatttgcttattaaatttcccatgtttaaaatatcatatgtccattaattaaataaattactgataatttatttaattaatatcttttatccttgatcatccactcaacctttatttaattatgccagaataaattccacctgcagggtttcacataattaaatctttttgagctttcaaggggacatcattaacccgaatattatcaggacatggattccttcaataaataatatccaccatgtatataattccatcacccaaaatataatgttataattcaaaagaattatttcatatataaatcaaagcatataaataatatacacgtgtcaattactatttccagattaagaacctaagcattaataataacatagaatcttagttctccttcttaatcagtattaagggaacaattctaaatttgatcctgttcaatatacacaaagtatactagcattatttattagtcaatataaactaatataaataatactacagccataccagtggattgtccaacaccacctgtgctgtgaaccttattatattatataaccgtatttaacaatctaatattctgtatcccatttgatactagattgttcacaatatataatattagacaacatgtaaacattcaaatgaatctcaaataaactggccagaaataaatgtacatacttcaaataaatattttcagtatacactaacaatctcccacttatactcaaaatattctatgtgtacatcagtgtttatttaatccactattacataaaaatctatgtgtccatccatctgactcctatcgcttccatatgcttgtcaaaaaccttgattgacaagctctttgtgaaaggatctgctcggttgtcttctgatgatatgtgagccacaactatatcccctcgctttacgattcctcgtatgagatgatacttacgttcaatatgtttagctgctttgtggtctcgcggttcctttgaatttgccacagcaccagtgttatcacaatacaccgtcaagctcctaggcaaattaggtaccacatctaagtccaaaaggaagcTCATAGgcaaacaactttacttctgtacgagattctaacttagtcgcgttcttgttcagcacatgtgccggacaaccccatattcgaatatgtcttagactcggtttatccccggtccacaattctaagggggttttaggaaccgacttagaaggtactaagttcagaagataagctgttgtctctaaggcatgtccccaaaacgacttgggtaaatccgaataactcatcatcgatctaacactctctaaaagagtccggttccttctctctgctacaccgttctgctggggtgtgcctggtacagttaactggg is a window of Apium graveolens cultivar Ventura chromosome 11, ASM990537v1, whole genome shotgun sequence DNA encoding:
- the LOC141695602 gene encoding secreted RxLR effector protein 161-like gives rise to the protein MDKSNPLTTPMMVRYLKPDKDPFRPREDDDEVLGPEIPYLGSIGALMYLANNTRPDIAFVLIGYADAGYLSDPHFGKSQTGYVFTFCGVAISWKSMKQTTVATSTNHSELIAIHEASRECVWLRSIIKNIQESCGLPDITRSPTIMFEGNTACIDQLKK